A window from Temnothorax longispinosus isolate EJ_2023e chromosome 1, Tlon_JGU_v1, whole genome shotgun sequence encodes these proteins:
- the LOC139812327 gene encoding uncharacterized protein — MQRELRSWRPQESHATLGLQWHPCLDSFSFATKTSLVTSFTKRSVLSLTARLFDPLGWLAPVVAQDGSWLVTLLSAKTKVAPLKIVALPRLELDAAALLARLAVHTKVTLELPEAPLHLWSDAMGALGWIRGHPTRWKTYVANRVSAIQTAVPEARWHHVPGRDNPADCASRGISPGKLVNHPLWWNGPPWLKEDSAAWPATGAVSETEELPEERVRVHAVVPVEPPVEEPEELRRFSSLQRLLRVTASCRRWLRGRGGPGVVPDRTTFPYGAELTSEEMEEARLSRIRLTQANHFSRDLATLRRGCSRSLSNCLVKLNLFLDAQGLLRVGGRIKHAVLSYDERHPVVLPGASYFTRLIVEACHRRMMHGEVQMTLSMSRQRYWIPRGRALVKRLILRCVTCARWRAATPQQLMGSLPRERVSPARPFLHTGLDYAGSIMLRTSKGRGQRAYKAFISVFVCLVTRAVHLEVVSDYTAAAFLAALRRFTSRRGLCSSLHNDCGTNFVEANKHLRALFAASNPEERQIASHLASDGIKWRFNPPSAPHFGGLWETAVKSLKHHLRRVLGETTLTYEEMSTLLAQIEACLNSRPLQAFSDDPDDLAVLTPGHFLVGSALIAVPEPSLLDVPVNRLTRWQLLQQMRDHFWKRWSQEYVHSLVHRPKWQNREPDVQLGRLCLLRNETAD, encoded by the exons ATGCAGCGCGAGCTCCGTTCTTGGCGACCGCAAGAGTCGCATGCCACTCTCGGCCTTCAGTGGCATCCCTGCCTCGACAGCTTCTCCTTTGCTACGAAGACGAGTCTAGTGACGTCCTTCACGAAGAGGTCGGTGCTGTCTCTCACCGCCCGGCTTTTCGATCCGCTCGGTTGGCTGGCGCCGGTGGTG GCGCAGGACGGATCATGGCTGGTCACCTTGCTCTCGGCAAAGACCAAGGTCGCCCCTCTCAAAATCGTGGCTCTGCCTCGACTTGAGCTCGATGCTGCTGCGCTGCTCGCGCGGCTTGCTGTCCACACGAAGGTCACGCTCGAACTACCCGAGGCGCCTCTTCACCTCTGGTCGGACGCCATGGGGGCCCTGGGCTGGATCCGAGGTCACCCTACACGATGGAAGACCTATGTGGCCAATAGAGTATCAGCAATTCAAACGGCGGTCCCGGAGGCGCGGTGGCATCATGTGCCTGGCCGGGACAATCCAGCGGACTGTGCCTCTCGAGGTATCTCTCCTGGCAAGTTAGTAAATCATCCTCTCTGGTGGAACGGGCCGCCTTGGCTCAAGGAGGACTCTGCAGCGTGGCCCGCTACCGGAGCCGTGTCGGAGACGGAGGAGCTGCCCGAAGAGCGAGTGCGAGTCCACGCGGTGGTGCCGGTCGAGCCTCCCGTCGAGGAGCCCGAGGAACTGCGCCGATTCTCCTCGCTTCAACGCTTGTTACGCGTGACAGCGTCGTGTCGCCGTTGGCTGCGGGGGAGGGGCGGCCCGGGGGTCGTACCAGACCGCACGACGTTCCCTTACGGTGCCGAGCTGACGTCCGAGGAGATGGAGGAGGCTCGTCTTTCCCGGATCAGGCTTACGCAGGCGAACCACTTCTCCCGCGACTTAGCCACGCTCCGTCGGGGCTGCTCGCGATCGTTATCTAACTGCCTTGTAaaacttaatctttttttagacGCTCAGGGTCTCCTGCGCGTGGGCGGCAGGATAAAACACGCCGTCCTTTCCTACGATGAACGTCACCCAGTTGTCCTGCCGGGCGCCTCATACTTTACTCGGCTGATAGTAGAGGCTTGCCACCGAAGGATGATGCACGGAGAAGTCCAAATGACGTTGAGCATGAGTCGGCAGCGCTACTGGATCCCGCGAGGCCGAGCCCTGGTGAAACGCCTGATTCTCCGCTGCGTTACTTGCGCGCGTTGGCGGGCGGCAACTCCGCAGCAGCTAATGGGCAGTCTTCCCCGCGAGAGAGTAAGCCCTGCCAGGCCCTTTCTGCACACCGGCCTCGACTACGCCGGGTCAATTATGCTGAGGACTTCTAAAGGTCGAGGACAACGAGCCTACAAAGCCTTTATCTCGGTGTTTGTTTGCCTCGTCACGCGTGCTGTGCATTTGGAGGTCGTGTCCGACTACACCGCGGCCGCCTTCCTGGCGGCGCTGCGCCGATTCACGTCCCGTCGCGGACTATGCAGCAGCCTCCACAATGATTGCGGGACGAACTTCGTAGAAGCCAACAAACACCTACGCGCCCTCTTCGCAGCCAGCAACCCTGAAGAACGACAGATCGCTAGCCATCTAGCCAGCGACGGAATCAAATGGCGATTCAACCCGCCATCCGCTCCTCACTTTGGTGGCCTTTGGGAGACCGCCGTAAAATCGCTCAAGCACCACCTTCGGCGAGTGCTGGGCGAGACGACGCTGACTTACGAAGAGATGAGCACTCTCCTCGCTCAAATCGAAGCTTGTCTTAACTCTCGTCCATTGCAGGCATTTTCCGACGATCCAGACGACTTGGCCGTGCTCACTCCGGGGCACTTCTTGGTGGGGTCCGCCCTGATTGCCGTGCCTGAGCCTTCGCTGCTGGACGTGCCAGTGAACCGCCTCACCCGCTGGCAGCTGCTGCAGCAGATGCGGGATCACTTTTGGAAGCGCTGGTCCCAGGAGTACGTGCATTCGCTGGTACACCGCCCCAAGTGGCAGAACAGAGAACCAGACGTCCAGCTCGGACGCCTCTGCCTCCTGCGGAACGAGACCGCCGACTAG
- the LOC139812441 gene encoding uncharacterized protein yields the protein MERNSAMESQMKDKEALMSLLDEPFEDQVVEVERTSTDIESVSFALLDLLRKIWNPECLASQNLRLLLASVSKYLTTMNQKRTDCDVRRMREGSNIKSVLTELHKLWLKESPKSPTCSVNKMYNFIRDRLSSKLYSSLVSDLITQDTFFEWINYHDRYVESLPVGAGGNIPSAVLTDHSYSVEKRDEEEEGAGCSGGGLDALFDLMESGRDLDRIPQHISKMKDRRMLTVRSSGEIRSQLIRLDVYDIKDIANKKRRDWWKYAKLRSQILTTLSRTDRKRLLVRQLLDQAADDLRKIPGVTKETRNVIHESGRSGV from the coding sequence ATGGAGAGAAATAGTGCCATGGAGAGTCAAATGAAAGATAAGGAAGCTCTAATGTCGTTGTTGGATGAGCCGTTTGAGGATCAGGTCGTAGAAGTCGAACGCACCTCGACGGATATCGAGTCGGTCAGTTTCGCTTTGCTCGATCTGCTGCGCAAAATTTGGAATCCTGAATGTTTGGCGTCGCAGAATTTGAGACTGTTGCTCGCAAGCGTCTCGAAGTACCTGACGACTATGAATCAGAAGCGAACCGATTGCGACGTACGTCGTATGCGCGAGGGCAGCAACATAAAGAGCGTGCTGACAGAGCTCCATAAATTGTGGCTGAAGGAAAGTCCTAAGAGTCCTACCTGTTCCgtgaataaaatgtataatttcatTCGTGATCGACTTTCGTCGAAGTTGTATTCATCATTAGTGAGTGATCTAATAACACAAGATACCTTTTTCGAATGGATCAATTATCACGACAGATACGTCGAAAGTTTACCCGTCGGTGCGGGAGGGAATATCCCCTCCGCGGTTTTGACGGATCATTCGTACAGCGTGGAGAAGCgagacgaggaggaggagggggcaGGATGCAGCGGTGGCGGGCTCGACGCGTTGTTCGACCTGATGGAGTCTGGTCGCGATCTCGATCGTATTCCGCAGCATATATCGAAGATGAAAGATCGACGGATGCTTACCGTGAGGTCGTCCGGGGAGATCAGATCACAGTTGATCCGTCTGGACGTCTACGACATCAAGGATATCGCGAACAAGAAGAGACGTGATTGGTGGAAATACGCGAAATTGCGATCTCAGATCCTGACCACTTTGTCGCGTACGGATCGCAAGCGACTATTAGTGCGTCAGTTATTGGATCAAGCGGCGGACGATTTGAGGAAGATTCCCGGGGTTACGAAGGAGACGAGGAACGTCATACATGAAAGCGGCCGGAGCGGCGTTTAA
- the LOC139812247 gene encoding uncharacterized protein: protein MLGNLNKQLSKKLADPDFAASNPVEILLGADVFAAILQPGLLKGEPLEPVAQRTTLGWIISGAAGQATCVQRSTTLQCHITENLSTIVKRFWQQEELPGGVLALTPEDRECENFFSLTHSRTADGRYMVRLPVVDPLPDLRGTRSSALRALGHMERRFARDDKLKQLYVEFMRQYEELGHMTPVAPEDKTKRRVSYLPHHGVKREASTLTKLRVVFNGSTSLPSGDSLNKCLRVGQTSCRI, encoded by the exons atGCTGGGGAATcttaacaagcaattgtccaaaa AGCTTGCCGACCCCGACTTTGCGGCCTCGAACCCGGTGGAAATTCTGCTTGGAGCTGATGTATTCGCCGCGATTCTCCAGCCGGGCTTGCTAAAGGGCGAACCGCTCGAGCCGGTCGCACAAAGAACGACGCTGGGATGGATTATCTCGGGCGCCGCCGGTCAGGCGACCTGCGTTCAGAGATCGACGACTCTGCAATGCCACATCACGGAAAATCTTTCCACCATCGTGAAGAGATTCTGGCAACAGGAGGAGCTACCGGGCGGCGTACTCGCGCTTACGCCAGAAGACCGTGAGTGCGAGAACTTCTTCTCCCTCACACATTCCCGGACCGCGGACGGTCGTTACATGGTGAGACTCCCGGTCGTGGACCCGTTGCCCGATCTCCGGGGAACGCGCAGCTCGGCCTTACGAGCACTGGGGCACATGGAGAGACGATTCGCCCGAGATGACAAATTGAAGCAGCTGTACGTCGAGTTCATGCGGCAGTACGAGGAGCTTGGACATATGACGCCGGTGGCTCCGGAGGACAAAACGAAGAGGCGTGTGAGCTACCTTCCACACCACGGCGTGAAGCGCGAGGCAAGCACCTTGACGAAGCTGCGCGTCGTGTTCAACGGCTCGACGTCATTACCCTCTGGTGACTCGCTCAATAAGTGTCTGCGGGTGGGCCAAACCTCCTGCCGAATCTAG